From Variimorphobacter saccharofermentans, one genomic window encodes:
- a CDS encoding WG repeat-containing protein: protein MKKRLLSMILIVCMILPQIQLTASAASKNFNDEDVTWLGTENEYKKTLKAMFDHGLRKVPVGDAAKDGSLSNIKYGLVDSTGKFAVEPIYDKIEAYYISAKEDSSLDQPLRETIFVDGYVQAVRDGKMGLLDTKGKEVIPCQYHAVGLPVEGISRIIKKTGDKYYLGYWNFEKGKEIVKPKYPVSGSDATAQGTPANYEPLSRSAEWDIADDRSDYYKNIGSNRISVQYDFNGGYALVPTGKVETVDLSKGVSNPNPSKSYAYLIYAQVIDKNGKEILSGGPYPYRYNGIYPQAGPYMIYHQVKKEKLTLKRDGGTISFSKYLAAGVVGNKGVVIKAQYHGGIRGNSATGWYPADANMQIVPEYNLFITAKDVSGGKKEGGARVGVINIKNKAVLPFEFDYEFGPKYDSVNKAFVAGNIYKMNGSKIPKSENAVVDQMTSETVIGNGYFHIQDKKGNYTGVVSIKTGKAYTHKNLNSPYTLNWWEAFSKVSVDDTLWVTQTDKKGNRKWGLVNLQGKVLLPFEYDYAVTDQWTRAKNGYALVKQNGKCGIVNTKGKVLLPCKYWIINEDGDYFVAADDSSGSALYGLFDLKTGKMLIPCSYYSIGAIIEGTFAAKLGPSLYALVNDKGEVITPSYLTFSASGRGLFYNVNYDYVGPDGKIVFPRNASVGMYNGKRVYYGEDLTIVVKDGRVGYMNASRLARGGKLPTTPLTKYEPSPYNSTLKYRLIQYPGKQVYKIGEPFEIKGFILHSEDIDGTRKVLDNSKVHFLVSNTVKVTDGYKFTAAGIKKMECYYDGVKTDVSFEVMVLDTAATGDLLDNGTYTIGVYGKYLKIVNGYIELWDTEPADKFTVKLINYDKDRGPKYVIMTEGGQYLAQGSSKDGDQLIVSNTAHAWRINKYSKFCTIRDYGKQQLAVNASGQKSSNGTKIIVWSHTGSAPENAKLTFTPVK from the coding sequence ATGAAAAAGCGATTACTCAGTATGATCCTGATTGTATGTATGATACTGCCCCAGATACAACTGACGGCTTCGGCAGCATCAAAGAATTTTAACGATGAGGATGTTACCTGGCTAGGTACCGAGAACGAATATAAAAAGACATTGAAAGCTATGTTTGATCACGGACTTCGTAAGGTACCTGTGGGAGACGCAGCGAAAGATGGAAGCCTTTCTAACATCAAATATGGCCTTGTGGACTCTACCGGTAAATTTGCCGTAGAACCGATCTATGATAAGATTGAGGCATATTACATATCAGCGAAGGAAGATAGTTCGCTTGATCAACCACTAAGGGAAACCATATTCGTTGATGGATATGTTCAGGCGGTAAGAGACGGAAAAATGGGGCTTTTGGATACCAAGGGTAAGGAGGTCATTCCCTGCCAATATCATGCGGTAGGACTACCGGTTGAAGGTATCAGCCGTATCATCAAAAAAACAGGTGACAAGTATTATCTTGGCTACTGGAACTTTGAGAAGGGTAAGGAAATTGTAAAGCCAAAATACCCAGTTAGTGGCTCTGATGCAACAGCTCAAGGTACTCCCGCTAATTATGAGCCATTAAGCCGCAGTGCTGAATGGGATATAGCGGATGACCGCTCCGACTATTATAAAAATATTGGCAGCAATCGAATATCTGTGCAATACGATTTTAACGGAGGATATGCCCTGGTACCTACAGGAAAGGTAGAAACGGTAGATTTGTCAAAGGGTGTATCAAATCCCAATCCGAGTAAGAGCTATGCATATCTAATTTATGCTCAAGTGATTGATAAAAATGGTAAGGAAATTCTTTCCGGTGGTCCCTATCCCTACCGTTATAATGGTATTTATCCGCAAGCGGGACCCTATATGATTTATCACCAGGTAAAAAAGGAAAAACTGACCTTAAAAAGGGACGGAGGCACGATCTCTTTTAGTAAGTATCTTGCAGCCGGTGTAGTAGGGAATAAGGGAGTGGTTATCAAAGCTCAGTATCACGGTGGTATCCGTGGAAATTCTGCTACAGGATGGTATCCTGCTGATGCCAATATGCAGATTGTTCCGGAATATAATTTATTTATTACAGCAAAGGATGTATCTGGTGGCAAGAAAGAGGGTGGTGCCAGAGTTGGTGTTATTAATATAAAGAATAAGGCAGTTCTACCGTTTGAATTTGATTATGAATTTGGTCCAAAATATGACTCGGTAAATAAGGCATTCGTTGCCGGTAATATTTACAAGATGAATGGTTCTAAAATACCTAAATCTGAAAATGCGGTAGTTGATCAAATGACATCGGAGACAGTCATTGGGAATGGATACTTCCATATTCAGGATAAGAAGGGAAACTACACCGGTGTCGTATCAATAAAAACAGGCAAGGCATATACTCATAAGAACCTTAATTCCCCGTACACCCTTAACTGGTGGGAAGCCTTCTCCAAAGTAAGTGTAGATGATACCCTTTGGGTGACACAAACGGATAAGAAAGGCAATCGAAAATGGGGACTTGTAAATCTACAGGGCAAGGTGCTTCTACCCTTCGAGTATGATTATGCAGTAACTGATCAGTGGACAAGAGCAAAGAATGGATATGCCTTAGTTAAGCAGAATGGGAAATGTGGTATAGTGAATACGAAGGGAAAAGTGCTTCTGCCATGTAAGTATTGGATAATTAATGAAGATGGGGATTATTTTGTAGCTGCTGATGATTCCAGTGGAAGCGCTTTATACGGTTTGTTTGATTTGAAAACAGGGAAGATGCTGATACCATGTTCCTACTATTCTATAGGAGCGATAATAGAAGGTACCTTTGCAGCAAAGCTAGGTCCAAGCTTATACGCCCTTGTGAATGATAAAGGAGAAGTAATCACTCCGTCTTATCTAACCTTTAGTGCATCTGGTCGTGGTCTGTTCTATAATGTAAATTATGATTATGTAGGACCGGACGGCAAGATTGTATTCCCAAGAAATGCATCCGTGGGAATGTATAATGGTAAGAGAGTATATTATGGAGAGGATCTTACTATCGTGGTAAAGGATGGAAGGGTCGGCTATATGAATGCTTCAAGACTGGCAAGAGGTGGCAAACTACCTACTACGCCTTTAACAAAATATGAACCTTCGCCCTATAATTCCACATTAAAATATCGTCTAATCCAGTATCCCGGCAAACAAGTCTATAAAATTGGCGAGCCTTTTGAAATCAAGGGCTTTATACTACATTCAGAGGATATTGATGGAACACGGAAAGTACTTGACAACTCCAAGGTTCATTTTCTGGTGTCTAATACGGTCAAGGTTACAGATGGATATAAATTCACAGCTGCGGGAATTAAGAAAATGGAGTGCTACTATGATGGAGTGAAGACAGATGTTTCCTTTGAGGTTATGGTTCTGGACACGGCTGCTACAGGAGATTTACTGGATAATGGCACATATACCATAGGTGTCTATGGGAAGTATCTAAAGATTGTGAATGGTTATATTGAGCTATGGGACACTGAGCCCGCAGATAAGTTTACCGTCAAGCTGATCAATTATGATAAGGATCGTGGTCCTAAGTATGTAATTATGACAGAGGGCGGACAATACCTTGCACAGGGATCCTCCAAAGATGGTGACCAGCTGATTGTTTCTAATACTGCCCATGCATGGCGCATAAATAAGTACAGTAAATTCTGTACCATCAGGGACTATGGGAAGCAGCAATTAGCTGTCAATGCTTCAGGACAGAAGAGCAGTAATGGTACGAAGATCATCGTCTGGTCACACACCGGCTCAGCGCCCGAGAATGCAAAGCTTACCTTTACACCGGTAAAATAG
- a CDS encoding ISLre2 family transposase yields the protein MIKSIQHFEEVGIRNLEKEVEKFLKNPKDMASFVYGIQDNIIKLGLDIIKETLESCDETLRNSGKRKKDWQIVKKDEKTLITSLGKVCFEKTLFKNKVTGERGYLLDRILGIEGHERLTEDAEAKMLEESVETSYRKAGQAISISEIVSKQTVKNKIHSLEFQNEYKDLPNKKKVKYLYIDADEDHISLQFRERKGDLVKNDNHVKNNCIITKIVYVYEGIEKEGPKSKRNRLINPYYFCGTYSGEDNSKLWDEVYDYIRCNYDIDSIEKIYLNGDGGGWIKAGKRRLAGLTYVLDEFHLNKYMIRATSHLLDSAEEARQEMFKTMRSGTKREFEKVIEKILKVTDGEATIKRVKESKEYILSNWSAVKVRLEEKEGIVGCSAEGHVSHVLSSRMSSRPMGWSRMGVDKMAHLRAYYYNGGDMLELVRKQRRQTKAAGAEENDIISCEEVLRSEKNKRNELGKYMESISHSVSADVRKYAWFNAHIWGL from the coding sequence ATGATTAAAAGTATACAACATTTTGAAGAGGTTGGCATTAGAAATCTTGAAAAAGAAGTAGAAAAATTTTTGAAGAATCCAAAGGATATGGCTTCCTTTGTCTATGGAATTCAAGACAACATAATTAAGCTTGGTCTGGATATTATTAAAGAAACACTAGAAAGCTGTGATGAAACGCTAAGGAATAGTGGAAAGAGGAAAAAGGATTGGCAAATCGTAAAGAAGGATGAAAAAACTCTTATCACATCATTAGGAAAGGTCTGTTTTGAGAAAACCTTATTTAAGAATAAGGTAACTGGGGAAAGGGGCTATCTCTTAGATCGGATATTAGGTATTGAAGGGCATGAAAGATTAACTGAGGATGCAGAAGCAAAAATGCTTGAAGAATCAGTTGAAACATCCTATCGTAAGGCAGGTCAGGCAATCAGTATAAGTGAAATTGTAAGCAAGCAGACGGTGAAGAATAAAATTCATAGCCTTGAGTTTCAAAACGAATATAAAGATTTACCTAATAAGAAAAAAGTAAAATACTTGTACATAGACGCAGATGAAGATCATATATCCTTACAATTCCGGGAACGGAAAGGGGATCTTGTGAAAAATGATAATCATGTGAAGAATAACTGCATAATAACCAAAATCGTCTATGTATATGAGGGAATAGAAAAAGAAGGTCCGAAAAGTAAACGAAATCGGCTTATAAATCCTTACTACTTTTGTGGCACATACTCTGGAGAAGATAATAGTAAACTTTGGGATGAGGTGTATGACTATATACGTTGTAACTACGATATAGACAGCATCGAGAAAATATATCTAAATGGAGATGGAGGAGGGTGGATAAAAGCAGGAAAAAGAAGACTGGCCGGACTTACCTATGTTCTGGATGAATTTCATTTAAACAAGTATATGATACGAGCCACATCACATTTACTGGATTCAGCTGAAGAAGCACGTCAGGAAATGTTTAAAACGATGAGAAGTGGGACGAAGAGAGAATTCGAAAAAGTGATAGAAAAGATTTTGAAGGTTACAGACGGAGAAGCAACCATAAAGAGAGTCAAAGAGAGTAAAGAATATATTCTCTCTAATTGGTCTGCAGTGAAAGTTCGTTTAGAAGAAAAAGAAGGTATAGTGGGATGTAGTGCAGAAGGCCATGTCAGTCATGTGCTGTCCTCAAGGATGAGTTCAAGACCAATGGGATGGAGTAGGATGGGTGTAGATAAGATGGCACATTTAAGAGCGTATTATTATAATGGTGGAGATATGCTGGAATTGGTAAGAAAACAGAGGAGGCAGACAAAGGCTGCAGGAGCTGAAGAAAATGATATAATAAGCTGTGAGGAGGTTCTTCGTTCTGAGAAGAATAAACGTAATGAACTGGGTAAGTATATGGAAAGTATAAGCCATAGTGTGAGTGCTGATGTAAGGAAATATGCATGGTTTAACGCCCATATATGGGGCTTGTAA
- a CDS encoding LytR/AlgR family response regulator transcription factor: MHIAVCDDNLDELSRISSLLEDYYREVDSSVTYEAFHNATDLIETMKTRQFDLLLLDILMPGVTGMDAAKEIRNTGSEIPIIFLTSSREYAVESYRVGATDYILKPACKDEIFPSISKQLARFTQEDMYLTLKTGSGIVKLPFSQIIYVEVINRSVQFVLTKGEVREAYGYLADYESDLLSYSYFLKPHRSYIVNLRQVTELNKKGFVTTIGKTVPVARDAFPNAKAVYMKYLLSPSERRTIL, translated from the coding sequence ATGCATATAGCTGTTTGCGACGATAATTTGGATGAACTTTCCCGTATCTCCTCTTTATTGGAGGATTACTACCGGGAGGTGGACAGCTCAGTTACATACGAAGCCTTTCACAATGCTACTGATCTTATAGAGACTATGAAAACCAGACAATTTGATCTATTACTTTTGGACATCCTTATGCCCGGAGTGACAGGAATGGATGCTGCGAAAGAAATTCGCAATACAGGCAGCGAAATTCCAATTATTTTCCTTACCTCATCCCGTGAGTATGCAGTGGAGAGTTATCGTGTCGGTGCTACAGATTATATATTGAAACCGGCATGCAAGGACGAAATATTTCCTTCTATTAGCAAACAGCTTGCCAGGTTTACGCAAGAAGATATGTATCTGACACTGAAGACAGGAAGCGGCATTGTAAAGTTGCCATTTTCACAAATTATATATGTGGAAGTTATCAACCGCTCCGTACAATTTGTTCTGACAAAAGGCGAAGTGCGAGAAGCATATGGTTACCTTGCCGATTATGAAAGTGACCTGTTGTCATACTCCTATTTTCTTAAGCCTCACCGATCTTATATCGTGAACCTTCGCCAGGTCACTGAGCTGAATAAGAAGGGTTTTGTTACTACCATCGGTAAAACGGTGCCTGTGGCAAGGGATGCCTTTCCCAATGCAAAAGCAGTATATATGAAGTATTTGCTATCACCAAGTGAGCGGAGGACTATATTATGA
- a CDS encoding sensor histidine kinase: MMDTIIVLFRSGIVLVFGVAVSILFAGVQRSRKGNLAIIIFYTFILLIQILCWQALGLQTTMKLYPFITHLPSIMFIALYFKRPWSISFSSVLTAYLCCQIPKWIGSLSVAIFGNRYADHIAYLIAMCVVYYFLNKYVADSVIRLVERSTRSCLLFGAVPLLYYLFDYATTIYTNLLYTGAREAVQFAPSVICTFYLVFVLLYTNEFQKQSIAQRERDILISQLQQSQLELDIMRQMQNNTIIYRHDMRHHLSLIGGFAAEGDLQKIKDYLASTVADIDSLTPVRYCENETVNLILSSFVTRAKRYRVLLQTDVKLPRELGVNDTELCALLSNALENAIAAAAQLEDEKLRKVYFHAIINGDKLVISTENAYVGEIHIDGELPMSSKKEAGHGFGIKSIVAIVERYGGLYSFETEGGVFIMQIMIPLGKEKHGV, encoded by the coding sequence ATGATGGATACTATTATTGTTTTATTCCGTTCCGGTATTGTTTTGGTGTTTGGTGTAGCGGTATCTATTTTATTTGCCGGTGTACAACGTTCACGGAAAGGTAATCTGGCAATCATTATATTCTATACATTTATACTTTTAATTCAGATATTATGCTGGCAGGCGCTGGGCTTACAGACCACAATGAAGCTGTACCCCTTTATTACTCACTTGCCGTCAATTATGTTTATTGCCCTATATTTCAAACGCCCATGGTCGATTTCATTCAGCAGTGTGCTGACAGCATATCTTTGCTGTCAGATACCCAAGTGGATCGGTTCGTTATCTGTTGCAATTTTCGGAAATCGTTATGCAGACCATATAGCTTACCTTATTGCTATGTGTGTCGTATATTATTTTCTGAATAAATATGTGGCTGACTCAGTAATACGGCTAGTAGAGCGATCAACACGCTCCTGCCTGCTTTTTGGTGCAGTGCCTCTTTTGTACTATTTGTTCGATTATGCCACTACCATTTATACAAATCTGTTGTATACTGGTGCTCGTGAAGCAGTGCAATTTGCTCCTTCTGTAATATGTACCTTCTACTTAGTATTTGTGCTTCTATACACCAATGAATTTCAAAAGCAGAGCATAGCACAGCGAGAGAGGGACATTCTTATTTCCCAGCTACAGCAGTCACAATTGGAATTGGACATCATGCGTCAGATGCAAAACAATACCATAATCTATCGTCATGATATGCGTCACCATCTGTCACTGATTGGTGGCTTTGCTGCCGAAGGTGATCTTCAGAAAATCAAAGATTATCTTGCCAGTACAGTAGCTGATATTGATTCATTAACTCCAGTACGTTATTGCGAGAACGAAACTGTTAATTTAATTTTGTCCAGCTTTGTAACAAGAGCGAAAAGGTACCGTGTTCTTCTACAGACTGATGTCAAACTACCGAGGGAACTAGGAGTGAATGACACGGAGCTATGTGCTCTACTCTCCAATGCGCTGGAAAACGCCATTGCAGCTGCTGCCCAGCTGGAGGATGAGAAGCTTCGCAAAGTTTATTTTCATGCGATTATCAACGGTGATAAATTGGTAATTTCCACGGAAAACGCTTATGTGGGAGAAATTCATATAGATGGTGAACTACCTATGTCATCAAAAAAAGAAGCCGGACATGGCTTCGGAATCAAGAGTATAGTTGCTATAGTGGAGCGTTACGGAGGATTATATTCCTTTGAGACGGAGGGCGGGGTATTCATCATGCAGATTATGATACCTCTGGGTAAGGAGAAACATGGCGTATAA
- a CDS encoding Ig-like domain-containing protein, translating into MRKIKNFIGFAVFIASIILVSTKSFAAEVKYTENLIPKMTSATSPSGKVSADSYDGVEYHWHAFDRVLSTSSNSNHTAWVSNVDNYGWLSYEFSEKKCITKYVITVAGYCAHGRAPKNWTFEGLSLETGKWVILDKHTNEPAWANGEKRAYTFNNETYFKRYRINITATQNSENRASINELEMMETIYPLDAPTNLSVIAGDSQAKLSWNAVEGATSYNIMRSTVSGEEEFIKSVSGVSGSAITFIDKGLTNGTTYYYVVKAVGKDGESRRSNEVAATPLYVAPEKVLKLVLEVKEEKQLSVSDDLEDNTELEWTSSDEAIATVDANGKVKALKPGNTTITCVNADGSYTDRINVLVVDLELQLSVDLHIGETCRLTVGDLANADKVTWVADDPTIATVSNKGKVTAVNEGLTYITALDEQGIEVGRIYIRVRQ; encoded by the coding sequence ATGAGAAAAATTAAAAACTTTATTGGATTTGCAGTATTTATAGCTAGTATTATTTTAGTTAGTACTAAAAGTTTTGCTGCTGAAGTAAAATATACTGAAAATCTAATACCCAAAATGACAAGCGCTACTTCGCCAAGCGGCAAAGTCAGTGCTGATTCTTATGATGGTGTTGAATATCATTGGCATGCATTTGATCGCGTTTTATCAACTTCAAGTAATTCTAATCACACTGCATGGGTATCAAATGTTGATAATTATGGTTGGTTGTCATATGAATTTTCAGAAAAAAAATGCATTACAAAATATGTAATTACAGTAGCAGGATATTGCGCACATGGAAGAGCACCTAAGAACTGGACATTTGAAGGTTTGAGTTTAGAGACTGGTAAATGGGTTATACTAGATAAGCATACGAATGAACCAGCCTGGGCTAATGGAGAAAAAAGGGCGTATACTTTTAACAACGAAACATATTTTAAAAGGTATAGAATTAATATAACAGCAACGCAAAACAGTGAAAACCGAGCATCCATTAATGAATTAGAAATGATGGAAACAATATACCCTTTGGATGCTCCGACTAACCTTAGTGTAATTGCAGGTGATTCACAAGCTAAATTATCATGGAATGCTGTAGAGGGCGCTACAAGCTATAATATAATGAGATCGACAGTATCAGGAGAGGAAGAATTCATTAAATCAGTATCAGGCGTATCCGGTTCAGCAATTACGTTTATTGATAAGGGGTTAACGAATGGTACGACATATTATTATGTTGTTAAAGCAGTCGGAAAAGATGGAGAGAGCCGCCGTTCAAATGAAGTAGCTGCTACACCATTATATGTAGCACCAGAGAAAGTATTAAAACTAGTTCTCGAAGTAAAAGAAGAGAAACAACTAAGCGTATCAGATGATTTAGAGGATAATACTGAATTAGAATGGACTTCTTCTGATGAGGCAATAGCAACAGTAGATGCAAATGGAAAAGTGAAAGCATTAAAGCCAGGAAACACTACGATAACATGCGTTAATGCCGATGGTTCCTATACGGATAGAATTAATGTATTGGTAGTAGATCTTGAATTACAGTTATCTGTAGACCTGCATATAGGAGAAACCTGCAGGCTGACGGTAGGAGACTTGGCAAATGCGGATAAGGTAACCTGGGTAGCTGATGATCCTACAATAGCGACTGTATCCAATAAAGGAAAGGTCACCGCTGTAAATGAAGGATTAACTTACATAACTGCTTTGGATGAGCAGGGCATTGAAGTAGGAAGAATATATATTAGAGTAAGACAGTAA
- a CDS encoding beta-sandwich lipoprotein, whose protein sequence is MKKGILLIALIATLFLTGCESEADRVSHNLSQQADNFNVVRQITVINCIEGDVLFQMTGKMSITADTADNQLEIIVEDENGNYKKHFIGLSDNVTYVVEDLDINNVSKYKYTLNYNPKMWIPVDVETID, encoded by the coding sequence ATGAAAAAGGGAATTTTATTGATTGCATTAATTGCTACTTTATTCTTAACAGGATGTGAAAGTGAAGCTGATAGAGTTTCGCATAACCTATCACAACAAGCAGATAATTTCAATGTTGTAAGACAGATTACGGTTATTAATTGTATTGAGGGTGATGTCTTATTTCAGATGACAGGGAAAATGTCCATAACAGCGGATACAGCAGACAATCAGCTAGAAATTATTGTGGAGGACGAGAATGGAAATTATAAAAAGCATTTTATTGGATTAAGCGATAATGTTACATACGTAGTAGAAGACTTAGATATTAACAATGTCTCAAAGTATAAATATACACTTAATTATAATCCCAAAATGTGGATCCCTGTTGATGTAGAGACTATCGATTAA
- a CDS encoding DUF6774 domain-containing protein, which yields MSECELVAFISTAACALAKCCSTEELTILSAAFVQLGDTLATILTVRELSDNNPDINANNDNIGYPKDNVVR from the coding sequence ATGAGCGAATGTGAACTCGTTGCTTTTATTTCCACTGCTGCCTGCGCTCTAGCAAAATGCTGTTCAACTGAGGAGTTAACCATACTATCTGCCGCATTTGTCCAATTAGGTGATACACTCGCAACCATACTAACCGTGAGAGAACTAAGCGATAACAATCCAGATATTAATGCTAATAATGATAATATTGGTTATCCAAAGGACAACGTTGTTCGCTAG
- a CDS encoding potassium channel family protein, protein MSYGFRLFKLLRLFKTLRILRLLRYSRSFQIIINVLNKEKTALTSVCFMALGYIIVSALVMFSVEPDSFNTFFDAVYWATTALTTVGYGDIYPVTTIGRIVSMVSSVLGIAFVALPSGIITAGYMKEINEKGNLN, encoded by the coding sequence ATGAGTTATGGATTTAGACTATTTAAGTTACTCCGTTTGTTTAAGACTTTACGAATATTAAGACTACTAAGGTACTCCAGAAGTTTTCAAATTATAATAAATGTGTTGAATAAGGAAAAAACTGCATTAACTTCAGTCTGCTTTATGGCATTAGGCTATATTATAGTTTCTGCTTTAGTAATGTTTTCTGTTGAACCAGATAGCTTTAATACCTTTTTTGACGCTGTTTATTGGGCTACGACTGCATTAACAACTGTCGGTTACGGTGATATTTACCCAGTTACAACAATAGGAAGAATTGTAAGCATGGTATCATCTGTATTAGGAATTGCATTTGTTGCATTACCATCTGGTATTATAACTGCAGGATACATGAAAGAAATAAATGAGAAAGGCAACTTAAATTAA
- a CDS encoding ion transporter, whose amino-acid sequence MIKLRKKLYDVLEETKDNDIVTKIYNYFMMFIIVVSIIPICFKTQTALLNVIDKVSVGIFIMDYCFRWIIYDFKKPGFKRRAFIAYPFSFFAVIDILSILPSITVMSYELWI is encoded by the coding sequence ATGATTAAACTTAGAAAGAAGTTATATGACGTACTTGAAGAAACTAAAGACAATGATATTGTTACCAAGATATATAACTATTTCATGATGTTCATTATTGTTGTTAGTATCATTCCGATATGTTTCAAGACACAAACAGCATTGCTAAATGTAATTGATAAAGTAAGTGTAGGTATATTTATTATGGATTACTGTTTTAGGTGGATCATATATGATTTTAAGAAACCAGGTTTTAAGAGAAGAGCATTTATTGCGTATCCATTTTCTTTTTTTGCTGTGATAGATATCTTATCTATACTGCCATCAATTACCGTTATGAGTTATGAGTTATGGATTTAG
- a CDS encoding N-acetylmuramoyl-L-alanine amidase: MAKYLIAVDSGHGMQTAGKRTPAIPEAWFNKKKGDIIHEKEFNKPAAEYLITALKRCGFDTINVSPGTADVSLKDRYTKANNAKANAFVSKHYNAFNGKWGKQNGIETIISQYASAMTKELAKMVQAELVKAHSRTDRGVKTDIQQSGNNIAILRYTNMPAIITESGFMDNLVEAKTMLDPEFQKTDAEATCRGICKFFGITYVPEKTEKVIYRVQVGAYSNRELANDTKNRLITLGYDAIVVADKK, translated from the coding sequence ATGGCAAAATATCTTATTGCAGTAGATTCTGGACATGGAATGCAAACCGCTGGTAAGCGAACACCGGCAATTCCAGAAGCATGGTTTAACAAGAAAAAGGGAGATATTATTCATGAGAAGGAATTTAATAAACCCGCAGCGGAATATCTTATAACAGCTCTGAAACGTTGCGGATTCGATACCATCAATGTTAGTCCAGGTACTGCCGACGTGTCGCTGAAAGATCGCTACACAAAAGCAAATAACGCTAAGGCTAATGCATTTGTATCTAAGCATTATAATGCTTTTAATGGTAAATGGGGTAAGCAAAACGGTATTGAAACTATCATATCACAGTATGCATCTGCTATGACAAAGGAACTGGCAAAAATGGTGCAAGCAGAGTTGGTTAAAGCCCACAGTCGTACCGATCGGGGAGTAAAAACAGATATACAGCAATCTGGAAATAATATAGCGATACTTCGATATACGAATATGCCTGCCATTATAACGGAATCAGGCTTTATGGATAATCTGGTCGAAGCAAAGACGATGCTTGATCCAGAATTCCAGAAGACAGATGCAGAAGCAACCTGCAGGGGAATATGTAAGTTTTTTGGAATAACATATGTTCCAGAGAAGACTGAGAAAGTAATTTATCGTGTCCAGGTTGGAGCGTATAGTAATCGTGAACTTGCGAATGATACCAAAAATAGATTAATAACCTTAGGGTATGATGCGATAGTAGTGGCAGATAAAAAATAG
- a CDS encoding cold-shock protein — protein MNKGTVKWFNAQKGFGFISDEQGNDIFVHFSGLAMDGYKSIDEGQAVTFEVTKGARGMQAVNVNIA, from the coding sequence ATGAATAAAGGTACTGTAAAATGGTTTAATGCACAAAAGGGTTTTGGTTTTATTTCTGATGAACAAGGTAATGACATATTCGTACATTTCTCCGGACTTGCTATGGATGGATATAAGTCTATCGATGAAGGTCAGGCTGTGACATTTGAAGTAACAAAGGGTGCTCGTGGAATGCAGGCAGTCAATGTTAACATTGCTTAA